One window of Siniperca chuatsi isolate FFG_IHB_CAS linkage group LG19, ASM2008510v1, whole genome shotgun sequence genomic DNA carries:
- the cmbl gene encoding carboxymethylenebutenolidase homolog yields the protein MANEAKPCPCDIGDRMDYGGLGQEVQIEHTKAYVVKPSTASDKAIIVIQDIYGWQLPNTRYMADMLAANGYIAVCPDFYVGKEPWSPSHDWSKFQEWLEDKKPTNINKEVDAVLSFLKEQCGAKHIGAVGFCWGGVATHYLALHYPEIKAGVSVYGIVREREDRYELKGPTLFIFGEKDEVIPLDQVSVLEAKLKEKCTVDYQVKIFPGQTHGFVHRRSEDINPTDKPSIQEARTDMLNWLNKYM from the exons ATGGCAAATGAAGCCAAGCCATGTCCCTGTGATATTGGTGATCGGATGGACTATGGAGGGCTCGGCCAGGAGGTCCAGATAGAGCACACCAAAGCATATGTAGTGAAACCATCCACTGCTTCTGACAAGGCAATCATTGTCATACAAGACATATATGGGTGGCAGCTTCCCAACACAAGATACATGGCCGATATGCTGGCTGCCAATGGATACAT TGCTGTTTGTCCAGACTTCTACGTTGGAAAGGAGCCATGGAGTCCATCACACGACTGGTCAAAATTTCAGGAGTGGCTTGAAGACAAAAAGCCAACCAACATAAACAA AGAGGTGGATGCAGTGCTGAGTTTCCTGAAGGAGCAGTGTGGGGCCAAACACATTGGAGCAGTGGGCTTCTGCTGGGGAGGGGTTGCCACACATTACCTTGCCCTGCACTATCCAGAGATCAAAGCTGGAGTGTCAGTCTACG GGATTGTTCGTGAAAGAGAAGACAGGTATGAGCTGAAGGGTCCTACGCTGTTCATCTTTGGGGAGAAAGATGAGGTTATCCCACTGGACCAG GTGAGTGTCCTTGAAGCAAAGCTTAAGGAGAAGTGCACAGTGGATTACCAGGTGAAGATCTTTCCTGGTCAGACTCATGGGTTTGTCCACCGCAGGAGTGAGGACATCAACCCAACAGACAAACCCAGCATCCAGGAGGCCAGGACAGACATGCTCAACTGGCTCAACAAGTACATGTAA
- the cct5 gene encoding T-complex protein 1 subunit epsilon, whose protein sequence is MSATGTLAFDEYGRPFIIIKDQDRKTRLSGIDALKSHIMAAKAVASTLKTSLGPNGLDKMMVDRDGEVTVTNDGATILSMMDVDHQIAKLMVELSKSQDDEIGDGTTGVVVLAGALLEQAEQLLDRGIHPIRISDGYDQAARIAIDELDKIAETLPCDPNNTEPLIETAMTTLGSKIINRCHRQMAEIAVNAILTVADMERKDVDFELIKVEGKVGGKLEDTQLVKGVIVDKEFSHPQMPKVLKDVKIAILTCPFEPPKPKTKHKLDVTSVEDYKALQKYEKEKFEEMIQQVKSVGANLAICQWGFDDEANHLLLQNELPAVRWVGGPEIELIAIATGGRIVPRFCELTPEKLGVAGLVKEISFGTTKDHMLVIQECKNTRAVTIFIRGGNKMIIEEAKRALHDALCVIRNLVKDNRVVYGGGASEIACALAVNQAADKCPSLEQYAMRSFADALEVIPMALAENSGLNPIQTMAEVRARQVKETNPYLGIDCLHNNTNDMKQQHVVETLIGKKQQISLATQVVKMVLKIDDIRSPGESED, encoded by the exons ATGTCTGCTACGGGGACACTGGCTTTCGATGAGTATGGGAGGCCTTTCATCATCATTAAAGACCAGGACAGGAAGACACGGTTATCGGGCATTGACGCATTGAAG tctCATATTATGGCAGCCAAGGCAGTTGCGTCAACACTTAAAACATCTTTGGGACCTAATG GTCTTGACAAAATGATGGTTGACAGGGATGGAGAGGTGACTGTTACTAATGATGGAGCCACTATTCTCAGCATGATGGATGTGGACCACCAGATTGCCAAGCTGATGGTGGAGCTCTCCAAGTCCCAAGATGATGAGATTGGGGATGGAACCACTGGAGTTGTTG tgcTGGCTGGGGCCCTGCTTGAGCAGGCTGAGCAGCTGCTGGACCGTGGGATCCACCCCATCAGGATCTCTGACGGTTATGACCAGGCCGCACGCATTGCCATTGATGAGCTGGACAAAATTGCGGAAACCCTACCCTGCGATCCCAACAACACAGAACCACTCATTGAGACCGCCATGACAACACTGGGATCCAAAAT tatcAACCGGTGCCACAGACAAATGGCAGAGATTGCAGTGAATGCCATCCTCACTGTGGCCGACATGGAGAGGAAGGATGTAGACTTTGAGCTCATCAAGGTGGAAGGCAAAGTGGGAGGCAAGCTGGAGGACACACAGCTCGTCAAGGGAGTCATAGTTGACAAGGAGTTCAGCCACCCTCAGATGCCCAAG GTtctgaaagatgttaaaattgCTATCCTTACCTGCCCGTTTGAGCCTCCTAAGCCCAAGACCAAGCATAAGTTGGATGTGACCTCTGTGGAGGACTACAAAGCCCTTCAGAAATATGAAAAGGAGAAGTTTGAGGAGATGATCCAACAG GTCAAAAGCGTTGGTGCTAACTTGGCCATCTGCCAGTGGGGCTTTGATGATGAAGCCAACCACCTTCTGCTTCAGAATGAGCTGCCAGCCGTGCGCTGGGTCGGAGGGCCTGAGATTGAG TTGATCGCCATAGCCACAGGTGGTCGCATCGTGCCACGGTTCTGTGAGTTAACACCAGAGAAGCTTGGCGTAGCTGGTTTGGTGAAGGAGATCTCCTTTGGCACTACAAAGGATCACATGTTGGTTATCCAGGAGTGCAAAAACACCAGGGCTGTAACCATTTTCATCCGTGGAGGCAACAAAATG ATCATTGAGGAGGCCAAGCGTGCTCTCCATGATGCTCTGTGTGTAATTCGCAATCTGGTCAAAGACAACCGTGTTGTGTATGGAGGAGGAGCTTCAGAGATTGCATGTGCTCTGGCTGTCAACCAGGCTGCAGATAAG TGCCCATCATTGGAGCAGTATGCCATGAGGTCATTTGCTGATGCCCTGGAGGTAATCCCAATGGCGCTGGCTGAGAACAGTGGGCTGAACCCTATCCAGACCATGGCAGAGGTCAGGGCCAGACAGGTCAAAGAGACCAACCCGTACCTTGGCATCGACTGTCTGCACAACAACACCAATG ACATGAAGCAGCAGCATGTGGTCGAGACGCTGATTGGCAAGAAGCAGCAGATCTCGCTGGCTACTCAGGTAGTCAAGATGGTCCTAAAGATTGATGACATCCGAAGCCCAGGAGAGAGTGAGGACTGA